Within the Pseudomonadota bacterium genome, the region TGAGCTGGGTGATAGTTTGCCTGCTTATGCCCTCTTTAGTGAATTCTCTCTTTTCAACATTCTGTAATCGCCAGATTTGTTTATCAACAATATCAGCTTTGGGACTGTGCAGGTATGTTTTCAGCTGGCCCTGCTGGTCACATTCGTAGATATCCATGTCGGCCATAGTGTCCAGTGTTGATGGTTTTCCTATCCGAATGATGTTATTTCCCGATCGAATCCAGAATTCATCTTTAGTCATAATCATGCCGGTGTCGGAAAGCGCAAGTAGTCGCTGGGTTCGGGCCTGTTGTTCCAGTGGTGGAATAATAAATTCGGCGGAAATACCCGCAATCACCATGAAAAGAATCACGATAATCAGTATCGGCAGACAGATTCTCCAGGGTCTGAGACCAGCGGCCTGCATGGCTAAAAGTTCATTATGATCAGCAAGGAGTCCCAGGCCGATGATGCTGCCCAGCAGGGTGGCGACCGGGAGAAGATCAAACCAGCGTTTAGGGGTGGTCAGGATAACATAACGAAAGGCATCGCCCAACTGGTAATGACCGGTGCCGATATCCTTTAATTGCCCCATCAATTCGATAAAACTGAAAAGGAAGAGCAGAATGGCGGTAACCAGGAGGGATGCCTGGAGAAAGTTTCTGATAATATAACGGTCGGTTATTTTCATGGTTTGTCTGTGGTACAACTCAACTTTCTGACTTGTATCGCCATGCCGGAACATCCCTGGAAATTTCTTTCAGCTTTTTTTAGGTATATGCCACTTCTGAAAAAAGCTTATGGTGGTGATCAATAACAAGAGGGCCATTACCCCTTCAATTGCCCAGATTCCCGGCCAGGGGCTGATAACCTGCTCTCCAATCCAGGTTTTAGTTGCCAGGCTGAGGG harbors:
- a CDS encoding LptF/LptG family permease, which gives rise to MKITDRYIIRNFLQASLLVTAILLFLFSFIELMGQLKDIGTGHYQLGDAFRYVILTTPKRWFDLLPVATLLGSIIGLGLLADHNELLAMQAAGLRPWRICLPILIIVILFMVIAGISAEFIIPPLEQQARTQRLLALSDTGMIMTKDEFWIRSGNNIIRIGKPSTLDTMADMDIYECDQQGQLKTYLHSPKADIVDKQIWRLQNVEKREFTKEGISRQTITQL